A genomic region of Runella rosea contains the following coding sequences:
- a CDS encoding FRG domain-containing protein: MHTWPEIRITRWEDYVKTIEHLNLEKEWLSHWVFRGQTNSNWTLKPSILRLLESHQIDRQLGIKFEMTTLREFQTKAHLYEDFKIKEFKTGKLRLTLTLMQHYGVPTRLLDWTTSPYIALYFAVNSDFNNDGAVFLFNQTKMNNIIKEERYKEDEYLLSEEEESNYINTFLSSFESRRLNSQQGLFSIAANIDKDHERLISNALSKFNTETESLFCKIIIDKNLKIEFLSRLRTMNAKADQIYPDLYGFCTSIKDLLEIRGWIKNHK; this comes from the coding sequence ATGCATACTTGGCCTGAGATTAGAATTACCCGCTGGGAAGACTATGTAAAAACCATTGAACATTTAAATTTAGAGAAAGAGTGGCTATCTCATTGGGTATTCCGTGGGCAAACCAATTCAAATTGGACTCTCAAGCCCTCCATCCTTCGACTTTTAGAAAGCCATCAAATTGACCGCCAATTAGGTATAAAGTTTGAAATGACTACGTTACGAGAATTTCAAACTAAAGCCCATCTTTATGAAGATTTTAAGATTAAAGAATTTAAGACTGGAAAACTACGACTCACTCTCACATTAATGCAGCATTATGGAGTCCCCACAAGACTTCTTGATTGGACAACATCTCCTTACATTGCTTTATATTTTGCCGTTAATAGTGATTTTAATAATGATGGAGCCGTGTTTTTATTCAATCAAACTAAAATGAATAACATTATAAAAGAGGAACGCTATAAAGAGGATGAATATTTGCTTTCAGAAGAGGAGGAAAGCAATTATATAAATACTTTTTTGTCCAGCTTCGAATCAAGACGACTAAATTCACAACAAGGTCTTTTTAGTATCGCTGCAAATATTGATAAAGACCACGAAAGACTTATTAGTAACGCTTTGAGTAAATTTAACACTGAAACAGAATCACTATTCTGTAAAATAATCATTGATAAAAATTTAAAAATTGAATTTCTTTCGCGCCTTAGAACAATGAATGCCAAAGCCGACCAAATATATC
- a CDS encoding NUDIX hydrolase, producing the protein MKNPSQQNYISQVSIDCVIFGYHERQLKVLIPKINFKGDFWALPSGFVYQDEDIDQAAERILRDRTGIQDIYLEQFRVFGKASRTNKPFLDELIAFNFDKLNVKNEAQQDYDWFTKRFISIGYYALVDINKVVPQKTDLDESIEWYSIHELPRMIMDHSDIVDEALKTLQSHLDEKINAFNLLPDTFTMKEVQELYETIFDKTFVRTNFQKMILDMNVLERLEKKFTGAANKAPYLYRFKK; encoded by the coding sequence ATGAAGAATCCAAGTCAACAAAACTATATTTCCCAAGTCTCAATTGATTGCGTAATTTTTGGCTACCATGAGCGACAACTCAAAGTCCTGATTCCCAAAATAAATTTCAAGGGTGACTTTTGGGCGCTACCGAGTGGGTTCGTGTATCAAGACGAAGACATAGACCAGGCCGCCGAGCGCATTTTGCGCGACCGCACCGGCATCCAAGATATTTATTTGGAGCAATTTCGGGTGTTTGGCAAAGCAAGTAGAACCAATAAGCCCTTTCTTGATGAATTGATTGCCTTCAACTTCGATAAATTAAATGTAAAAAATGAAGCTCAACAAGACTATGATTGGTTTACAAAGCGGTTTATTTCGATAGGGTACTATGCATTGGTGGACATCAACAAGGTTGTACCACAAAAAACAGATTTGGATGAATCAATCGAATGGTACAGCATTCATGAGTTACCAAGGATGATTATGGACCACAGCGACATCGTCGATGAAGCCCTAAAAACGCTACAAAGCCACCTCGACGAAAAGATAAATGCGTTTAATCTCCTCCCTGACACGTTTACAATGAAGGAAGTGCAAGAATTGTACGAGACGATTTTTGATAAGACTTTTGTTCGTACCAATTTTCAAAAGATGATTCTGGATATGAACGTGCTCGAACGCCTCGAAAAGAAGTTTACGGGAGCCGCCAACAAAGCGCCGTATCTGTATCGGTTTAAGAAATAA